A region of the Trichocoleus sp. genome:
CGGCAATATTATTCGGCATTTGAATTTCTTCAATATCCAGCCAGTCCATCCCCACAATTCGATCGACTGCCAAGCCCAACATGGCATCTTGATCTTCGACTGCAATAACCGAAATTTCTGGGCGATCGGTGCTGAGCGGGGTTGGATCGCCTAAAAACTGTCCTAAATCTGCAACCCAGATTACCCGTCCCCGGACATTGAGCGTTCCTAGCAGCAGCGGCGAAACGTTGGGAATTGGGGTAATTCGATCCGGGGGAGAGGCAATCACCTCGCGAATACCTGTAGCAGGGAGGGCGAATTCTTCTCCTGAAGCGACAAAGAAACGCAGGTGTAGTTCACCTTCAGGACTTTCCAACTCCTGCAATTCAGGCGCTTGATCCTGTCCTCGACCTGTCAAAAAATCCGGGTTGCCTATCATCGACTCTGACCTACTTATGCAGCGGGAAATTAGGAATAACCTTCACCCTTAACCTACCCCTATCTAGAAGTTCTATATCACTTTTGGCAATGGTGCTTAGCCTTAATTAATGTTTTAACTCAATCCTTGATCTACTCCTATCGGCCATTTATCAAATGTTGATCAAGATTTGAGTAAGATATTTACCCTCGTAGAAGTTGTTTTACCGTCCCCACTAACTCGGTAGGCTGGAAGGGTTTTGCAATATAGGCATCTGCTCCCTGTTTCATGCCCCAATAGCGATCGAATTCTTCACCTTTAGAAGAACACATCACGACTGGAACATTTTGTGTTTTAGGGTCGGATTTGAGCCGCCGACAAACTTCATAGCCGTTCATCTTTGGCATCACAATATCTAAGACAACCAGATCAGGACAATGCCCCTGAATTTTCTCTAGAGCCTCAACTCCATCTCCAGCAATCGTGACATTTAACCCACTTTTTCTCAACAGATCACTAATCATTTCCCGCTGAGATACGCTATCTTCAACCACTAAAACTGTACTCATAAAACTAACCTACTGCCCCTTGACGATAACGGATGGACTGGCACTCAACTGAACTAGGAGAGCATTTGCTGCCCAGGAATCTTGACCATCACGTCTTTAAAGTCGTAAATACTTACTTTAATTAAATCTAAAACTGTAGTTGCCCGGTAAATTGCTCTGACCCCACAGGGATATTGAATCGAAGCTACAGAGCACTGGGGCTGCTCTTGAATTATGACCCTATCCCTTCTTTATTCCAACAATCTTAATCCTCTCAGGAATTCACAATAGGAATTAGACGTGGGAAAAGCTAAATTGGCGCCATCTGTCTCTCACTCCAACTCTACTGCTTCAGCAAGCAGCTTATCGAGTTTAGGGCGATCGGGCTGACCCACCCCCACATATCTTTCAACAAGCATCAACAGTTCCCCCTCTCCAAACGGCTTAGTTAAATAGTCAGTTGCACCAACCATGCGGGCACGAACGCGATCGATAAATCCGTCTTTGCCAGTCAGCATAATAATTGGGGTTTCCCGAAACAGGGAAGATGTTCGCAGCATGGCACACACTTCGTAGCCATCGAGTTCCGGCATAGTAATATCACACAGAATCAAGTCAGGCTTTAAATAAAACACCAGACTTAAGGCTTTCAAAGGACTA
Encoded here:
- a CDS encoding chemotaxis protein CheW — encoded protein: MIGNPDFLTGRGQDQAPELQELESPEGELHLRFFVASGEEFALPATGIREVIASPPDRITPIPNVSPLLLGTLNVRGRVIWVADLGQFLGDPTPLSTDRPEISVIAVEDQDAMLGLAVDRIVGMDWLDIEEIQMPNNIADSMAPFLRGEWAMQREERHLRLLDQVAILRSARWAA
- a CDS encoding response regulator, which encodes MSTVLVVEDSVSQREMISDLLRKSGLNVTIAGDGVEALEKIQGHCPDLVVLDIVMPKMNGYEVCRRLKSDPKTQNVPVVMCSSKGEEFDRYWGMKQGADAYIAKPFQPTELVGTVKQLLRG